One window from the genome of Malacoplasma penetrans HF-2 encodes:
- the dnaA gene encoding chromosomal replication initiator protein DnaA, translated as MFTLAQIKKKYLIIKKEIEKEFQNENFYNNYVLDSSIFKIKDENVYILVKNDFVKEVFTNEYKEIFEEYFSIKMNSNLNVFFITKEEKDINKELPTIEEKPKTLEINPTLDSRFTFENYTIGMFNKNAFKAASLFLEENNNWKTLLIYGSTGLGKTHLLHAVGNKFVQLFPQKNLMYIQTEDFLEKIYKAISEGGTKVEEFKNSFDNVDLLLIDDIQFLNNKEKLNEIFFNIFNRLNSKNKYIVMTSDKLPTSLKIDDRMISRFNSGLSIKINKPDTESIKKIIIENIKKSRIKNPFSNLAIEFIALRFNSDIRTLEGVLNKIYFHLLDNVDPNEIINEEKIRSIIESDSDYEIVSNLVQINPDIIIESICLGYGVDKKSVISKKRNKQFSFVRKVCMYVLREKINLSYNEIGSFFSNRNHATVLEAIKDVETKVKSDEDLKAFLDNIMSKF; from the coding sequence ATATCTTAGTAAAAAATGATTTTGTAAAAGAAGTTTTTACTAATGAATACAAAGAAATATTTGAAGAATATTTTTCTATCAAGATGAATTCAAATTTAAATGTCTTTTTTATTACAAAAGAAGAAAAAGATATTAATAAAGAATTACCCACAATAGAAGAAAAACCAAAAACTTTAGAAATAAATCCTACATTGGATTCAAGGTTTACATTTGAAAATTACACAATTGGAATGTTTAATAAAAATGCATTTAAAGCTGCTTCTTTATTTCTTGAAGAAAACAATAATTGAAAAACGCTACTGATTTATGGAAGTACAGGCCTTGGAAAAACCCATCTACTTCATGCTGTTGGTAATAAATTTGTACAGTTATTTCCTCAAAAAAATCTTATGTACATCCAAACAGAAGATTTTTTAGAAAAAATTTACAAAGCTATCTCAGAAGGTGGGACAAAAGTAGAAGAATTTAAAAATAGTTTTGATAATGTTGACCTACTTTTAATAGACGATATTCAATTTTTAAACAATAAAGAAAAATTAAATGAGATTTTTTTTAATATTTTTAATAGGTTGAATTCAAAAAACAAATATATAGTGATGACTTCAGATAAACTACCTACATCATTGAAAATAGATGACAGAATGATTTCAAGATTTAATTCTGGTTTATCAATAAAAATTAATAAACCAGATACTGAATCAATTAAAAAAATAATCATAGAAAATATTAAAAAATCTAGGATTAAAAATCCTTTTTCTAATCTTGCAATTGAATTTATTGCTTTAAGATTCAACTCTGACATCAGAACACTTGAGGGTGTTTTAAATAAAATATACTTTCACTTATTAGATAATGTTGATCCTAATGAAATTATTAATGAAGAAAAAATTAGATCAATTATCGAATCAGACTCTGATTATGAAATTGTGTCAAATTTAGTTCAAATAAACCCAGATATCATTATTGAAAGTATCTGTTTAGGTTATGGGGTTGATAAAAAATCTGTTATTTCTAAGAAAAGAAACAAACAATTCTCCTTTGTTAGAAAAGTGTGTATGTATGTTTTAAGAGAAAAAATTAACCTTTCTTACAATGAAATTGGATCTTTTTTCTCAAATAGAAATCATGCAACAGTTTTAGAAGCAATTAAAGATGTAGAAACTAAAGTAAAAAGTGATGAAGATTTAAAAGCTTTCTTAGATAATATAATGTCAAAATTTTAG
- a CDS encoding DNA polymerase III subunit beta, whose translation MKIIVSKTKLINALRLCNSISENIFSSPVFLGTLIEVNDNEIKFTTSNGIISTHSIVAKSEDANILEKGRILIKTKPFFAIISKLKNEMITLEKVDNSVIKVKTSTFDSNINIMDEEQYPNINFSYNDWNQLSISPIVFKKSISKVKYAVNNNKEKINIMSGICFNSISSEKTLEIIATDGYKLAHYKFESTPQDFRIVLDVSLIELLLEIIDFDTNIEIFLFESNIIFKVSNTIIASKIIEGDYPNVSRIIATPKENKVNISKKTLVEALERGLAISSSEKKSIVKLNFSSEVLEVSFSSSDLGNSKETVSCKGKVNEPTPISLNNHFLLSLLKTFDNDNITVEFSDSFKPVLLRDEKDPNFLQILVPIRN comes from the coding sequence ATGAAAATCATTGTTAGTAAAACTAAACTTATTAATGCTTTAAGACTATGTAACTCAATTTCAGAAAATATTTTTTCTTCTCCAGTATTTTTAGGAACTCTTATAGAAGTAAATGACAATGAAATTAAATTTACTACTTCTAATGGAATAATATCAACTCATTCTATTGTTGCTAAATCAGAAGATGCAAATATATTGGAAAAAGGAAGAATCTTAATAAAAACAAAGCCATTCTTTGCAATTATTTCTAAATTAAAGAATGAGATGATTACTTTAGAGAAAGTAGATAATTCGGTTATAAAAGTAAAAACATCTACTTTTGATTCAAATATTAATATTATGGATGAAGAACAATATCCAAATATTAACTTTTCATATAATGACTGAAACCAATTATCAATCTCACCTATAGTATTTAAAAAATCTATCTCTAAAGTTAAATATGCAGTTAATAACAATAAAGAAAAAATAAATATTATGAGTGGTATTTGTTTTAATTCAATAAGCAGTGAAAAAACTTTAGAGATAATAGCTACTGATGGATATAAACTTGCTCACTATAAATTTGAGTCAACTCCACAAGATTTTAGAATTGTCTTAGATGTTTCTTTAATAGAACTATTATTAGAGATAATTGATTTTGATACTAATATTGAAATCTTCTTATTTGAAAGCAACATTATCTTTAAAGTTAGCAATACCATAATAGCTTCAAAAATTATTGAAGGTGACTACCCTAATGTTTCGAGAATCATTGCAACACCTAAAGAAAACAAAGTAAATATATCTAAGAAAACTTTAGTTGAAGCTCTTGAAAGAGGATTAGCTATCTCATCTTCTGAAAAGAAATCTATTGTTAAATTAAATTTTAGTAGTGAAGTACTAGAAGTCTCTTTTAGTAGTTCTGATCTTGGTAACTCTAAAGAAACTGTTTCATGCAAAGGAAAGGTTAATGAACCAACTCCAATTTCATTAAACAATCACTTCTTGTTATCACTTCTAAAAACATTTGATAATGATAACATCACAGTAGAGTTTTCAGATTCATTTAAACCAGTCCTTTTAAGAGATGAAAAAGACCCTAATTTTTTACAAATTTTAGTACCCATTAGAAACTAA
- a CDS encoding RNA-binding S4 domain-containing protein produces the protein MEKIYIKTPFIKLSQFLKFIGLIDNGSLSKIFIEENEIFVDGVLEKRRNKKLYENSVISINEKEYLIVNSGERVKDE, from the coding sequence ATGGAAAAAATTTATATTAAAACACCATTCATTAAATTGTCTCAATTTTTGAAATTCATAGGCCTTATAGACAATGGTTCTTTATCTAAAATTTTTATTGAGGAAAATGAAATATTTGTGGATGGAGTTCTTGAAAAAAGAAGAAATAAGAAATTATATGAAAACTCTGTAATTTCTATAAATGAAAAAGAATACTTGATAGTGAATAGTGGAGAAAGGGTAAAAGATGAATAA
- the gyrB gene encoding DNA topoisomerase (ATP-hydrolyzing) subunit B — protein sequence MNKETKKNTYSASNIKILEGLEAVRKRPGMYIGSTDIKGLHHMVWEIVDNSIDEAMTGNASEITITLTKEGSAKVQDDGRGIPVEKHAKTKKSTVETVLTVLHAGGKFDNDSYKVSGGLHGVGASVVNALSSWLKVWVYKEYKEHYIEFKDGGKPVADLKVTNEKASIKNGTIVEFYPDFEIMERAEFDADTIKSRLKQLAYLNKGIKINFIDERTDDKETFLFAGGIKQWVEELNNEKEPIVPTIVYDEREESVKAANNKDKYNIRVEVAFQYNKTYNNSTFTFCNNINTTEGGSHEEGFKFALQKIINKFAVEKKLLKETDEKISKEDAIEGLTAIVSIKHPNPQYEGQTKRKLGNSEVRPFVSNVVSEIFEKYLLENPEDANVIIKKCLLAMEARKKSFEAREATRRKSPFESNSLPGKLADCSTKDKEISELYIVEGDSAGGSAKLGRDRIFQAILPLKGKIINVEKAKSDKIFSNEEIINLITAIGAGVGPEFKIDKLRYNKIILMTDADVDGSHIRILLLTFLFRYMYPLLENGNVYIACPPLFKFSVGKSSKYAYDEKTLEEFKKENSKVKYQIQRYKGLGEMNPDQLWETTMDPKNRLLLKVTIEDALNADKVFSLLMGDEVAPRREFIEKNAKYVKNLDI from the coding sequence ATGAATAAAGAAACTAAAAAAAATACCTATTCTGCTTCTAATATAAAAATCTTAGAAGGATTAGAAGCTGTAAGAAAAAGACCTGGGATGTATATTGGATCTACTGATATCAAAGGTCTTCACCACATGGTATGAGAAATTGTAGATAACTCAATAGATGAAGCAATGACTGGAAATGCTTCTGAAATCACAATAACTTTAACTAAAGAAGGTTCAGCTAAAGTTCAAGATGATGGAAGAGGGATTCCTGTTGAAAAACATGCTAAAACTAAAAAATCAACTGTAGAAACTGTACTTACAGTACTACATGCTGGTGGTAAGTTTGATAATGACTCATATAAAGTATCTGGAGGTCTTCATGGTGTAGGTGCTTCAGTTGTTAATGCATTATCTAGTTGACTAAAAGTTTGAGTATATAAAGAATATAAAGAACATTATATTGAATTCAAAGATGGTGGAAAACCAGTTGCTGATCTAAAAGTAACTAATGAAAAAGCTAGTATTAAAAATGGTACTATTGTTGAATTCTATCCAGACTTTGAAATTATGGAAAGAGCAGAATTTGATGCAGATACTATTAAAAGTAGATTAAAACAATTAGCTTACTTAAATAAAGGTATCAAAATCAATTTCATTGATGAAAGAACAGATGATAAAGAAACTTTCTTATTTGCTGGTGGAATTAAGCAATGAGTTGAAGAATTAAACAATGAAAAAGAACCTATTGTTCCAACAATTGTTTATGATGAAAGAGAAGAAAGTGTTAAAGCTGCTAATAATAAAGATAAATACAATATTAGAGTAGAAGTTGCTTTCCAATACAACAAAACATACAACAATTCTACTTTTACTTTCTGTAACAATATTAATACTACAGAAGGTGGAAGTCATGAAGAAGGTTTCAAATTTGCATTACAAAAGATTATTAATAAATTTGCAGTAGAAAAGAAATTATTAAAAGAAACTGATGAAAAGATTTCTAAAGAAGATGCAATTGAAGGTTTAACTGCAATAGTTTCAATTAAACACCCTAATCCTCAATATGAAGGGCAAACTAAGAGAAAATTAGGAAACAGTGAAGTAAGACCATTTGTAAGTAATGTGGTAAGTGAAATATTTGAAAAATATTTATTAGAAAACCCAGAAGATGCAAATGTAATTATTAAAAAATGTTTACTAGCAATGGAAGCTAGAAAAAAATCTTTTGAAGCTAGAGAAGCTACAAGAAGAAAATCTCCATTTGAATCAAACTCTTTACCTGGAAAATTAGCAGATTGTTCTACTAAAGATAAAGAAATCTCTGAACTATATATAGTTGAGGGGGATTCAGCCGGTGGTAGTGCAAAATTAGGAAGAGATAGAATTTTCCAAGCAATCCTGCCATTAAAAGGGAAAATTATAAATGTTGAAAAAGCTAAGAGTGATAAGATTTTTTCAAATGAAGAAATTATTAATTTAATTACTGCAATTGGTGCAGGTGTTGGTCCTGAATTTAAAATAGATAAATTAAGATACAACAAAATTATTCTTATGACCGATGCTGATGTTGATGGTTCTCACATTAGAATCTTGCTATTAACATTCTTATTTAGATATATGTATCCATTATTAGAAAATGGGAATGTATATATTGCATGTCCTCCTTTATTCAAATTTTCTGTAGGTAAATCATCTAAATATGCATATGATGAAAAAACGCTAGAAGAATTCAAAAAAGAAAACAGTAAAGTTAAGTATCAAATTCAAAGATACAAAGGGTTAGGAGAAATGAATCCTGATCAATTGTGAGAAACAACAATGGATCCTAAAAATAGATTACTTTTAAAAGTAACTATTGAAGATGCTTTAAATGCTGACAAAGTGTTTTCTTTACTAATGGGAGATGAAGTTGCCCCTAGAAGAGAATTCATTGAAAAGAATGCAAAATACGTGAAGAATTTAGATATTTAG
- the gyrA gene encoding DNA topoisomerase (ATP-hydrolyzing) subunit A — translation MSSNINIDKIKESLNKTKVTDKPISKEVENSFMDYAMSVIVSRAIPDVRDGFKPVHRRVLYAAYNMGMTHDKPYKKSARLVGEVIGKYHPHGDTAAYETMVRMAQDFSMRYMLVDGHGNFGSIDGDSAAAMRYTEARLSKISSEMLKNIEKETVDFSENYDGSEMEPTVLPALFPNMLANGSSGIAVGMATNIPPHNLSEIIDAVLLLTKNKDASVNEIKQVLKGPDFPTKAEIVGTDGINSYFETGRGSITIRSKAEIIHSRDSKSQIIIKEIPYMVNKSNLIDKIVDLVKTEAIEGIADLRDESSREGIRIVIEVKKDTVPEVLLNKLFKMTPLQSNFSVNMLALVDKEPKLLNIKEVLQEYLKHQVNVLVRKTKFELKKAEEREHILEGLFIAVTNIDAVIKIIRESKDNDEAEKQLITKYKLTKIQAKAILDMRLRSLSNLERLKIEQELKEVKALIQELSGILKSSDKQMDIISKELINLKNTYGDERKTEILYGVSASIDDEDLIPVENIVISRSANNYLKRISIETYKIQRRGGVGVKGVSTYNDDEVDDIITTTTHTDILFFTDFGKVYRIRAHEIPPGSRQSKGVPALNLMNIEKNEKILVMLPVEDYSKGFLFLATTKGIVKRTSLSEYNSIKSNGKRAITLREGDQLLSAFLTRGKDEIYLGASNGLLTRFNEQDVRVMGRTASGVKGINIEVKAEGRNKKKIDTSINVVGASSSLSGDLILSIGEKGLGKLSEAENYRLTRRGSKGVVTLKQNDKTGKLIFSSAVKGDEEILIVTSSGKIIRQELKNLRVIGRSTSGVTLVKLQPKEKIISAAVYKKEEDENEIE, via the coding sequence ATGTCATCAAATATTAATATAGATAAAATAAAAGAGAGTTTAAACAAAACTAAAGTAACTGATAAACCAATTTCTAAAGAAGTTGAAAATTCTTTTATGGATTATGCAATGTCTGTTATAGTTTCAAGAGCTATTCCAGATGTAAGAGATGGTTTCAAACCTGTTCATAGAAGAGTTTTATATGCTGCATATAATATGGGGATGACTCATGATAAACCATATAAAAAGTCAGCTAGGCTTGTTGGGGAAGTTATCGGGAAATACCACCCTCATGGTGATACAGCTGCTTATGAAACAATGGTAAGAATGGCACAAGATTTCTCAATGAGATATATGCTAGTTGATGGTCATGGTAACTTTGGTTCAATTGATGGAGACTCAGCAGCTGCAATGAGATATACAGAAGCAAGATTATCTAAAATCTCTTCTGAAATGCTTAAAAACATTGAAAAAGAAACTGTTGATTTCTCAGAAAACTATGATGGTAGTGAAATGGAACCAACTGTTTTACCAGCATTGTTCCCAAATATGTTAGCTAATGGATCATCAGGTATTGCTGTTGGTATGGCTACAAATATACCACCACATAACTTATCTGAAATTATAGATGCAGTATTACTTTTAACTAAGAATAAAGACGCATCAGTAAATGAAATTAAGCAAGTATTAAAAGGTCCTGATTTCCCTACAAAAGCAGAAATTGTTGGGACTGATGGAATTAATAGTTATTTTGAAACTGGAAGAGGATCAATTACTATTAGGTCTAAAGCTGAAATTATTCATAGTAGAGATTCAAAATCACAAATTATTATTAAAGAAATACCTTATATGGTAAATAAAAGTAACTTGATTGACAAAATTGTTGATCTTGTGAAAACTGAAGCAATTGAAGGAATTGCAGATTTAAGAGATGAATCTTCTAGAGAAGGTATCAGAATTGTTATTGAAGTTAAAAAAGATACAGTTCCTGAAGTTCTTTTAAATAAATTATTCAAAATGACACCTCTTCAATCAAACTTTAGTGTTAACATGTTGGCTTTAGTTGATAAAGAACCAAAATTATTAAATATTAAAGAAGTATTACAAGAATATTTAAAACACCAAGTTAATGTTTTAGTAAGAAAAACTAAGTTTGAACTTAAAAAAGCAGAAGAAAGAGAACATATTTTAGAAGGTTTATTTATTGCAGTTACTAACATTGATGCAGTAATTAAAATTATTAGAGAATCTAAAGATAATGATGAAGCTGAAAAGCAATTAATTACTAAATACAAACTAACTAAAATTCAAGCTAAAGCTATTTTAGATATGAGATTAAGAAGTCTTTCAAATCTTGAAAGACTAAAAATTGAACAAGAATTAAAGGAAGTAAAAGCATTAATTCAAGAATTAAGTGGAATTTTAAAATCTAGTGATAAACAAATGGATATTATTTCTAAAGAGTTAATCAATTTAAAAAACACTTATGGTGATGAAAGAAAAACTGAAATTTTATATGGAGTTTCAGCATCAATTGATGATGAAGACTTAATCCCTGTTGAAAATATTGTTATTAGTAGATCTGCTAACAACTATTTAAAAAGAATTTCAATTGAAACTTACAAAATCCAACGTCGTGGAGGAGTAGGTGTAAAAGGGGTAAGTACCTATAACGATGATGAAGTAGATGATATTATTACAACTACAACTCATACTGATATCTTATTCTTCACAGATTTTGGTAAAGTTTATAGAATTAGAGCTCATGAAATTCCACCAGGATCAAGACAATCTAAGGGTGTTCCAGCTTTAAACCTAATGAATATTGAAAAAAATGAGAAAATATTGGTTATGTTACCGGTTGAAGATTATTCAAAAGGCTTCTTATTCTTAGCAACTACTAAAGGTATTGTTAAAAGAACTAGTCTTTCTGAATATAACTCTATTAAATCAAATGGTAAAAGAGCAATTACTTTAAGAGAAGGTGATCAATTATTATCAGCTTTCTTAACAAGAGGGAAAGATGAAATCTACTTAGGTGCTTCTAATGGTTTATTAACAAGATTTAATGAACAAGATGTTAGAGTAATGGGAAGAACTGCATCTGGTGTTAAAGGAATTAACATAGAAGTTAAAGCAGAAGGTAGAAATAAAAAGAAAATTGATACTTCAATTAATGTAGTTGGTGCTTCTTCTTCTCTAAGTGGTGATTTAATCCTTTCAATTGGTGAAAAAGGGTTAGGTAAATTATCAGAAGCTGAAAATTACCGTTTAACTAGAAGAGGTTCAAAAGGTGTTGTTACATTAAAACAAAATGACAAAACTGGTAAACTAATCTTCTCTTCAGCTGTTAAAGGTGATGAAGAAATTCTAATTGTAACAAGTTCTGGAAAAATTATTAGACAAGAATTGAAGAACTTAAGAGTAATTGGAAGATCAACTTCAGGTGTTACTTTAGTAAAATTACAACCTAAAGAAAAAATTATTTCAGCTGCAGTTTATAAAAAAGAAGAAGATGAAAATGAAATTGAGTAA
- a CDS encoding transposase, with the protein MAKKEKSSAEKLLEKLGVENKEDFDNLLKELTKSFIEKSLDVEMDGHLGYEKWDQNSREFSNNYRKGKTKKTLNTKYGKLDVEIPRDVNSTFEPQLVRKHQRNLNDIEHNIIKLYSKGMSTREIQDVFLDMYGAGVDKDLVSRVTDKILPEILTWQSRPLEDIYILLSLLMELDLKLEMTLNF; encoded by the coding sequence ATGGCAAAAAAAGAAAAATCATCAGCTGAAAAATTATTAGAAAAATTAGGTGTTGAAAACAAAGAAGATTTTGACAACCTTTTAAAAGAATTAACCAAATCGTTTATAGAAAAAAGTTTAGATGTAGAAATGGATGGCCATTTAGGATATGAAAAATGAGATCAGAATTCTAGAGAGTTTTCTAATAACTACCGGAAAGGAAAAACCAAAAAAACTTTAAATACTAAATATGGAAAATTGGATGTAGAAATTCCAAGAGATGTTAATTCTACATTTGAACCACAATTAGTAAGAAAACATCAAAGAAATTTAAATGACATAGAACACAATATTATTAAACTTTATTCTAAAGGAATGTCTACTAGAGAAATACAAGATGTTTTCCTAGACATGTATGGTGCAGGAGTAGATAAAGATTTAGTATCAAGAGTTACTGACAAAATTCTTCCTGAAATACTTACATGACAGTCTAGACCTTTAGAAGATATATATATCTTATTATCTTTGTTGATGGAATTAGATTTAAAGTTAGAGATGACTCTCAATTTTTAG
- a CDS encoding IS256 family transposase: MEKSVYIILGVNLEGIKEILGFWIGETESAKQWLSIFNDLKSRGVKKVFISCSDNLTGISDAFKSAFPETYIQKCIVHQVRNSTKFVRYDHLKEFTADMKKIYQAPNFDVSMKALKIFTEKWSSKYGYATKSWNNNIEELTTFFQFPAEIRRLIYTTNLIENVNRNIRKITKAKGGITSVNALSKLIYLRLINISENWKSRVANWGLILQQLKILFENEI; this comes from the coding sequence TTAGAAAAATCAGTTTATATAATTCTTGGAGTTAATTTAGAAGGAATTAAGGAAATATTAGGTTTTTGAATAGGTGAAACAGAATCTGCTAAACAATGATTAAGTATTTTTAATGATTTAAAAAGTCGTGGTGTTAAAAAAGTATTTATTTCTTGTTCTGATAATCTAACTGGAATTAGTGATGCTTTTAAAAGTGCTTTCCCAGAAACTTACATTCAAAAATGTATTGTTCATCAAGTAAGAAACTCTACAAAATTTGTTAGATATGATCACTTAAAAGAATTTACTGCAGATATGAAAAAAATCTATCAAGCACCAAATTTTGATGTATCTATGAAAGCTTTAAAAATATTTACTGAAAAGTGATCTTCTAAATATGGCTATGCAACTAAATCTTGAAATAATAATATAGAAGAGTTAACTACTTTCTTTCAATTTCCTGCAGAAATTAGAAGGCTAATTTACACTACAAATTTAATTGAAAATGTTAATAGAAATATTAGGAAGATAACAAAAGCAAAAGGTGGAATTACATCTGTTAATGCATTATCTAAATTAATTTATTTAAGATTGATTAATATTTCAGAAAATTGGAAATCAAGAGTTGCTAATTGGGGTTTAATATTACAACAATTAAAAATCCTATTTGAAAATGAAATATAG